In Trifolium pratense cultivar HEN17-A07 linkage group LG7, ARS_RC_1.1, whole genome shotgun sequence, a genomic segment contains:
- the LOC123893697 gene encoding carotenoid cleavage dioxygenase 8 homolog B, chloroplastic, whose protein sequence is MAFTASPSIIRNSISWKNMIVCDMADNTCRDKFSFPNKGIYKGQHNLRDHLTVTNVVTPSRVITPPPPPEKGSGTTDGRQNHVAWTSVPQERWEGELLVEGHIPLWLKGTYIRNGPGMWNIGDYNFRHLFDGYATLVGLHFENGQLTAGHRQIESQAYQAARKNHKICYREFSEVPKAENFLAYVGELASLFSGASLTDNANTGVVKLADGRVVCLTETQKGSIVIDPDTLETIGKFEYSDSLGGLIHSAHPIVTDKEFLTLIPDLLKPGYLVVKMEPGSNERNVIGRVDCRGGSSPGWVHSFPVTQHYVIVPEMPLRYSAQNLLRAEPTPLYKFGWHPESKAFMHVMCKTSGKIVASVEVPLFVTFHFINAYEEEDEDGRVTAVIADCCEHSSNPDILDKLKLQNLRSFDGKDVLPDARVGRFRIPLDGSPYGTLEAALDPNEHGRGIDMCSINPNYLGLKYRYAYVCGAQRPCNFPNTLTKIDLEKKRAKNWHEEGVVPSEPFFVPRPGATEEDDGVVISIISEKNGEGYALVLDGSTFEEVARAKFPYGLPYGLHGCWVPKQ, encoded by the exons ATGGCTTTCACAGCCTCACCATCCATAATAAGAAACTCCATTTCATGGAAAAATATGATTGTTTGTGATATGGCTGATAACACTTGTAGAGATAAGTTTTCATTTCCAAACAAGGGCATCTATAAAGGCCAACACAATCTTCGAGATCATTTGACCGTCACAAATGTTGTGACTCCATCGCGTGTGATTACCCCACCTCCACCACCGGAGAAAGGTTCCGGGACCACCGATGGTCGCCAAAACCATGTTGCATGGACTAGTGTCCCCCAAGAGAGATGGGAAGGAGAACTGCTTGTTGAAGGACATATTCCACTCTGGCtg AAAGGAACGTATATAAGAAATGGTCCGGGCATGTGGAACATCGGGGACTACAACTTCAGGCATCTCTTTGACGGATACGCCACCTTGGTAGGACTTCACTTTGAGAATGGACAGTTAACCGCCGGTCACCGGCAAATTGAATCTCAAGCCTATCAAGCAGCAAGGAAAAATCATAAGATATGTTACCGTGAGTTTTCTGAAGTGCCTAAGGCTGAAAATTTCTTGGCCTACGTAGGGGAGCTAGCAAGCCTTTTCTCTGGTGCTTCGCTTACTGACAATGCCAACACTGGTGTGGTGAAGCTCGCAGATGGTAGGGTGGTTTGTTTGACCGAGACACAAAAAGGGTCCATAGTGATAGACCCTGACACATTGGAGACAATTGGGAAATTTGAGTACAGTGACTCTTTGGGGGGTCTCATTCACTCTGCGCACCCCATTGTGACGGATAAGGAGTTTTTAACGTTAATCCCTGACCTTTTGAAACCAGGGTACTTGGTGGTAAAGATGGAACCTGGCTCCAATGAGAGGAATGTTATCGGACGAGTCGATTGTCGGGGCGGATCATCGCCCGGTTGGGTCCATTCCTTCCCTGTTACTCAACACTATGTTATTGTGCCTGAAATGCCATTGAGGTATAGTGCTCAGAATTTGCTCAGGGCTGAACCAACTCCTTTATACAAATTTGGGTGGCATCCTGAGTCCAAAGCTTTTATGCATGTTATGTGCAAGACTAGTGGAAAGATT GTGGCAAGTGTGGAAGTGCCTTTGTTTGTTACTTTCCATTTCATAAATGCATATgaagaggaagatgaagatgggAGGGTGACTGCTGTCATTGCTGACTGTTGTGAGCACAGTTCAAACCCTGACATTCTTGACAAGCTTAAATTACAGAACCTTCGCTCATTCGATGGCAAAGATGTTCTACCAGATGCAAG GGTTGGTCGATTTAGAATACCACTAGATGGAAGTCCATATGGAACATTAGAAGCAGCATTAGACCCAAATGAACATGGGAGAGGCATTGACATGTGCAGCATAAACCCTAATTATTTGGGGTTGAAATACAGATATGCATATGTTTGTGGAGCACAACGCCCTTGTAACTTCCCCAACACCCTCACCAAG ATTGATTTAGAAAAGAAAAGGGCTAAGAACTGGCATGAAGAAGGTGTTGTGCCCTCAGAACCATTCTTTGTACCTCGACCAGGAGCAACGGAGGAAGATGATG GTGTGGTGATCTCCATAATCAGTGAGAAAAATGGAGAAGGCTATGCGTTGGTGTTAGATGGTTCCACTTTTGAAGAGGTTGCTAGGGCTAAGTTCCCTTATGGACTTCCATATGGGTTGCATGGATGTTGGGTTCCAAAACAGTAA
- the LOC123893583 gene encoding uncharacterized protein LOC123893583: protein MVSERYPRDEDEDSAADFDSAIDEDEALSHDVAMEVSASEAQSSTICNHICFGSFGNSDFSAVQFASITPIKPTIDGFTIKIGEIACVLVASSCNNKSAFAASEDDEKSKNLDSEIVVSEAIKGLNECKSEFGVSAEIKKSENLIKGRVPLCYGSVYGVAAIRPFASWFYVGKQKQQISSTTITNQVWLFELHDECIVDFDPGGIMSVISSSATMLSIMSIFDSISLFPFDPGGTFLCQ, encoded by the coding sequence atggtatcagagcgataCCCAagggatgaagatgaagattccGCTGCCGATTTCGATTCAGccattgatgaagatgaagctCTTTCTCATGATGTAGCTATGGAGGTTTCTGCATCAGAAGCTCAATCTTCAACAATCTGCAATCACATTTGTTTTGGCAGTTTTGGGAATTCAGATTTTTCCGCCGTTCAATTCGCTTCAATCACTCCAATCAAGCCAACAATTGATGGATTCACCATCAAGATCGGGGAAATTGCATGTGTTCTTGTTGCTTCAAGTTGCAACAATAAATCTGCGTTTGCAGCTTCGGAAGACGACGAGAAATCGAAGAATCTTGATTCTGAAATTGTGGTTTCTGAAGCAATCAAAGGATTGAACGAATGCAAATCTGAGTTTGGTGTTTCTGCAGAAATCAAGAAGTCGGAGAATCTTATCAAAGGTAGAGTTCCGCTATGCTATGGATCTGTTTACGGCGTTGCTGCCATAAGGCCTTTCGCTTCTTGGTTCTACGTCGGAAAACAGAAACAACAAATCAGTAGCACAACAATCACCAACCAGGTTTGGCTTTTCGAACTACATGATGAGTGCATCGTCGATTTTGATCCCGGTGGAATTATGTCAGTGATTTCCAGTTCTGCTACTATGCTCTCTATTATGTCAATTTTCGATTCAATCTCACTCTTCCCTTTCGATCCCGGTGGAACTTTCCTATGTCAGTGA